DNA from Pseudomonas putida:
CAGCAGCACCAGCAGCAGCCCGGACAGTGCGGTCAGCAGCAGCAGGGCGAACACCAGGCCCAGCCCGGCGAACAGCAGCAGGCGCAAGGTCCGGCCTTTCTGCTCCTGCAGCTCGATGCCGAACAGCTCGATGTGGCTGTGCAGCAGTCCCAGCGCGGCCGCGCCCAGGCGCCTGCCCGAGGCGCCGGAAGCGTTGGCTTCATTCTCCATGGGAACCCCTTAGCGCCGGTTGGCCAGCAGGCCGATCAACAGGCCGACGC
Protein-coding regions in this window:
- a CDS encoding phage holin family protein; translated protein: MENEANASGASGRRLGAAALGLLHSHIELFGIELQEQKGRTLRLLLFAGLGLVFALLLLTALSGLLLVLLWDSYRLAGIIGLCVFYGIAALYCGVRLKAAVFDESSPFGATLEELAKDRERLLP